A window of Garra rufa chromosome 6, GarRuf1.0, whole genome shotgun sequence genomic DNA:
TGAGAATAAAGTTCAGATATTCGTAGAATGCATGTCAGTAACTCATGGATCTGACATTACCATTCCATCCCATGCTAATGCTGATGAGCTAAACCCTCCTGAGCAAAGTGAAATCAAACGCATGGAGCAAAATGCTAATGAAAGCCACATTAGAAAAACCAATGAAGCCTCAGAGGTTGTTAACCTTTTTGAAGAAGAACTTGTAGTGCAAAGCAATGAGATCGAGCTGTGTGCTCCATACGAATGTGAATTGAATGCCTCTATAGTTGAACAGCCTGTGGAGTGCATGGATGTTACAGCTGATGAGACGATCAGTGCACTTCCTGTAATCCATGAGGCAGAAGATAATTGTGAGTCTCTGGTCACCACCACCATCACAGCTGAGAACACAGTAGACTGTGGGAACATCAGCATACAGTGTTTGTCCTTACCTGCAGCCCCACCAGGTGGTGAAAATGAAGATGTGCAAGTGAGTTATTCTTTTGAATGAAGGGGGTGTATAAACTTCCtagagggccagtgtcctgcagagtttagctccaaccctaattaaacgtATCTGAACAAGCTAATTTAGCTCCTCAGACTCAATAGATACTTTAATGGAAGTGTGTTGGAACTGGTTGAAGTtaaactctgcaagacactgGCCCTGGCcggtcatgtcattccaaaaccatAGTTCAAGAAGATATATTGCGTGTCCAAAGTGTTCTTAAAGGTATAGTCcatccaaaaaagaaaattcggtcattaattactcacctttgtgttgttccaaacctgtaagatctttgtttgTCTTTGGAAAAGACTATGGGGGTCTATTggggtcctaccacgttcaacgacatcaatggttcaactgtaattttaatgAGATTACAGTtcaaccactaatgtcacatggactattttgttgatgtttttaatACCTTTTTGGAATTTGAATGTAGTAGGATCCTTGCTGTCTTTGGAGGGTCAGAGATCtcccagatttcatcaaaaatatcttaatatgttttttgaagatgaatgaatgtcttacagatttggaacaagcTGAGGGTGACAAAacaactgaattttcatttttgggtcagctATCTCTTTAAGTgcttttaaagaattagttcactaccagaacaaacatttacagataatttactcacccacttgtcatccaagatgttcatgtctttctttcttcagtcataaagaaatcaggtttttgaggaaaacatttcaggaattttctctatataatggacttctatggtgcctgtgagtttaaacttccaaaatgcagtttagatgcaacttcaaagggctctaaatgatcccagccaaggaagaagggtcttatcaagcgaaatgattggttattttcttaaataaattaatatttatacactttttaaccataacCACTgtgcgatgcgcatgcgtactctgtgcgcTCTGGTTCAGTacacacagagtatgcatgcacatcgcagacatacacaagacaagcatttgaggttaaaatatataagttgtaattttttttagagaaTAGTTAACAACAGACCTTTGTGATGTGTCTTATTTGAACTTAATTTgatttgaaaacagctgaaaggGATGAAAAGCTTTATAATGATACGAGagattgagtaaatgatgacagaattgtcattggCATGTAATATTCATTTGAAATACCAAAACAACCACTTggaatttttatttgattttagttTTAAGTTTACAGTAAGTAATGTAGGTCTTGTTCTGATATTTAAAGGAAGTGTCCAAAACTCTCACACATGTCCTTTAAAGTCAACTTTAAGTTACTAAAACTGAGCTGTATTATCAGCCGTTCACAGAACGTGAGAACTTACCAAGTGACTCTCAAGAGCCTCATCTGAGTCCTGCTGCTGAACCAGATCCCTCCAGCCCATTATCAGTAGACTCAGTGACAGATTCCCAGCTCAACAACATCGCTCTGAGGTGAGATGAGTGTGAACTATTGACTTTGAATGTTACTGAAGGTCTGTTTAGGTTTCTAGCTATTCAGTACATTGCAAACTCTATTATTCTGGACACAGTACAGGGCATTTTTTGTcaattttcattgtttatttttgcTTAGTTTGGAGGACATCCCAATCCCAGTAGCCTCTACTGATCTGGAAGATGCCACAGAGCTTGTATGTGGTTTGATCAGAGATATCACCTATCTGAAGTAAGTCTTGATTTGTAGaggttttaaaggagaagttcacttccagaacaaacatttacagataatttactcacccccttgtcatccaagatgttcatgtcttgctttcttcagttgtaaagaaattgtttttgaaaacatgaaaacatcaaagggatctaaatgatcccatccaaggaagaagggtcttatctaacagtCATTCttcaaaagaaaaattacaatttatatacttttgaacctcgtctggtctagctctgtgtgttccagttcatgacagttaaggtatgtcaaCAAATTCCCATTCTCATTTTCTTATATAACTTCCAAAAACATCCTACctggctgttttacctttttttgtttaatcttctttgcacgttcactttggaAACGCTGGGTTGGTACCTCTGCAGCGACGTAGGACGATtttgagattggagtttttcaacctaccctaactgtcttgaaccggaaaacagagttcacacagagcaagacaagatgatcatttgtggttaaaaagtatatagattgttacagattgtttcgctagataagacccttcttcctcggctgggatcatttagagtcctttgaatctgcattcaaacagcattttggaagttcaaactcatgtccatcgttaaagtccactatacagagagaaatactgaaatgttttactgaaaaaaaacaatttccttacggctgtagaaagaaagacatgaacatcttggatgaaaagggggtaagtacatagtctgtaaattttggttctggaagtgaacttctctttaaaCACttgaacgaaaaaaaaaaattctgattatGTGGTTTACACTATGAAATAGTAATATAGTAAAACTGTAAACAATTTGTAACAAACCATCATAATTGTTTTCTTGCAGTCAGTTAGTGATTGATGCACGCAGGAAAATTGGATTTGGACAACAAGGCAGACAACCTCCAAGACCGCCGCTCCACACTCAATATAGGCATAGTGTCAACAGAttctaaatattttacaaaattttgcaaaaaaaattgcattgACAGGTTTAAAGTGATGTAGCTGTGGTTAGTTTGTCAGCAGCCACTGGTTCACAACTGACAACACTTCCTGTGTTGTGTTTAAGAGCAAAAACTTGCTTCTAAAATTGTTCTGTTTTagttaaccaaagttaaccattTTCTTAATAGGTTCAAGCAAAGAAGTAAACATGTCAATCACAAGAGGTGACCCCTAGACTGGAGGGTCGTAACCTTAGCAAACTGTCTTCAAAGTTCAAGCCATAAATCAGCCCAGATAAGAGTTCAAAACACACTCTGAATAAATAAAACCGCTCTTTCTGCTAGTTGTTGCTGTGCAAGTTTGATTGTGTGAAATCATGTTTTATAAAACTAGACAAATGTTCAAACTGAACCGGTTTCAGTGGAAGTGCTGTGAGCTCTACACACAGGTTTCCAAAAGCTCAGAGTGAAAAGGTTTCCGTTGTTCATTTTCATTGGTTTTTGTTCCTTCACATATTTTTGGTGCAACCAAAAATGAATTTCCTAATGATCATGTTCTCCAACATAATTTCAAAACTGTAGTGAAGACAGACACAGAAGATGAGGTTGTTTGTTATTATTGATGTAAAACAGCCATCTCAATAGCAAAACACTTGTCTTTTTTTGTATCACAGAGCATCACAATAAAAGTTATCAAATACAAAACAATTTTCTTTAAGATTAAAACAAGAGCTTTTAGATCGATTAAGATAGTTCAAATGCGGTTGCACCTGTAGCAGCCTACTGGCTTGTGTACAAGTTTGTTTAGAAAAGCAAAAAAGTTAAATAGTGAAACACACAACACCACtgcaaataatttaaataaatagacaaacgTGCAAAATCAAACAGTGAAAGCACACATGCAGAACTCACACACAAGCCAATACCGATCAAACTATTAAAACTTGAAGATTAAAACCTCTAGTAAAAAAGGCTTTTCAAATCTGCTCGTTCGTCGTGGCCAGATCTACAGGTGGTATGTGTCTGGTTCACCATGTTGACTTGGCGTAAACGGAGCTGTACGTTTTATCCACAAGCGGGCAGAATCGTTTGGTGTGCGCTTTAGCTCCGGTTGCTCCGCACAGAGGGCACATGTACTGGCTTAAGTACGGGCACATCACGTCTCCGGAGCGATCCTTTAAGTAGTGCGAAGTGAAGACGGCTTCTATCTCTCCATTGTGTTTGCAGAAGCTGCAGAACTTTCTCTCTGGTGGGCTGCTGCTCTTGCCGCGTTCGGGGTTCTTTTTCTCCGTATGTGCTCGCCTCTGGCCGCTTGGAGACTCCAAAAGCGCGGCGGCGGCTTGCTTGCTCCTGTCATCTCCCGCGTCTGATTGCTCTGCTGGCCGCTGCATGCATCGGATCTTATCTGCCAGACCCATATAATCTTTCCAGGGCTGAAAGTCCTGATTTCGAGACTCCATGTGTCCGTGAGCTGACATAAGGTACTGGAGAAGAGAAAAGGCCATGGCATTCACTGAGCGCGATCCAAACATGAAGCACGCGTCGAGCACGCGTGGGTTTTTAAAGAGCGGACGTCGCAGGAGGAGACCAATTAGGATGCGTACAGTTTGACagctgttttctaaaaaaagatgATTGGTAGATGAATTTGAAATACAATTAGATTACTTATATGGAATATTATACGAagtaaaaaaatctgtaaaactggcaaactaaatatttaaattatttagaatCGCGATGACAATCGCATATTATGAAAAAACAGGCTACTCTTGAAATCTCAGTTCAACCTTTATAGGATTCTTCCTTGATAAATGTAAAGCAAGGTAGTTTGGTTTCCTCATCTTATACAAAGGTGCATAAAGATGCTTCaccatgccatagaagaaccttttttgtataAATTGTTTCATAAAGAAACGTTAACATCCGAAGAACCTTtccatttcacaaaaggttctttgtggcacaaaaaggttcttcagattataaaaaggtaagaaagagatggatcttcaaagaacttttgactgaatggttctctgtggaactaaaaatggttcttctatggcctcgctgtgaagaatcttttaaagcacctttatttttaagagtgtagtgaaatgaatacattttaaagtaatgGTTCaaccaaatttaaatttttttttagcaaatagtCTACTCGGCcttatgccatccaagatgtagatgaggttTTTTGTCTTCAAATTTGGAGCAAATCCATCAATGTGTTCTTTATTAAATAACGCTTTATCCAGTGAGAAAGTTGTCTCATCCAAACCAGGAGAGAAACattcagttctaaaaaaaaacaaaaaacaaatgtgtgGGTGAATTTTAATGGATTATAGACTTGTATTTTGGTCAGAAGTGAGGTAAAatgtcttaataatggatttgatTTTTTACTAACACACAACATTTGGCTTCACAAGACATCAGTTGATTGGATTtttttacttgtggattattgtgatgtttttatcagatgtttggacttcAATACCTgggtgtttgtattttttttttttttttttcatttgtggattattgtgactttttatcatctgtttggacttCAAAACCCGGGTGTTTGTGTGAAACAAATCTCTTGCAGCtaattaaaaacaacacaataatccacaagtaaaccaAATTAAATGAAGTGAAAAGCTATGTGTTTGTAGGAAACAAATCTACAACTGATTCTCTTTTTACAGTGAAACTGTTGCTTCTGGCAAAAATGTgtctccataatccataatattgttacttccagtgaaaaagtcactGTATCAGGAGGGAAATGCACAAAGTGAAAAcaattctaaacaaatatgttggtggattttgactCTTTTTCCACTGGAGGAGCATTAGTATGGATTACGAACTCATATTTTGGCCAAAATGTGacaatttaaagttaaaattgcCTTAATGATGGCTTTGCTTCttgcaaacacacagctttttgctttacaagatggactggagttgtgtggataattgtaatgttttaatcagctgtttggactctcattctgacggcacccattcactgcagaggatccattggtaaggaAGTGATGTACTGTAATGCTACATGCTCCAAATCttttcagatgaagaaacaaactcatttacatcttggacggtctgagggtgagtacattttcaaaaaatgttcattttggggtgaagttttcctttaatgtttaatattaatattattctttTAAGACTATTGGAACTAAATGTTTGAAACCCACATACACTGTcattaaaaagtttgggatcaatagggtttttaatggtttttaaggacgtttcttctgctcatcaaggctgcatttatttgatcaaaaatacagaaaaaaaacagtaaaattgcaaaatgctattgcaatataaaatattttttattataatacattttaaaatatttatttctgtgatgcaatgctgaattttaatgttactccagtcttcagtgtcacatgatccttcagaaatcattcagcaatactgtttttttattctgtatttctgatcaaataaatgcagccttgatgagcataagaggaaaaaaatatcacaagtcttactgaccccaaacctttgaaccgCAGGGTACAAAAACAATATATgtaacactggaccacaaaaccagtcataatagctggggtatatttgtagcaatagcccaaaatacattgtatgcgtcaaaattacagatttttcttttatgccaaaaatcattaggatattaacccttaaagacctagaacatttttggggcacctgaggcacctgtatatttctttgttttttcagacctattctagcagtcagcatcaattgtcatatatcattataaacataagaacttgaactttatgtctagctaatttaaaattacaaatttccttttgttttctctaaaaattagtgaatttccagaattttaggaaaaaacgctaccaacaattgggtgttttttactgtgtactcaaacaaaaactcctgaagtttagatttttttctttaaaaatttgtatttaggtgttttacacttccaaataaaattttgtctatatataacattccccaagcaagttatagccaattattacaatattatttaggtgcttttcagtgaaaaacaggcccatttcgtttattgacaatatagatctgtccaaaaacgtttcaggagtaaagtcattgcagaaacagtgttaaataatagcaaaacacagtaaaaaataatttactatttcataaatatattcttaatccaaaagatgaacaataaacacaaatagtgtagaaagtagcacaagaaaaaatgcacaaactgtcttgtgcaacaaaaaaataaataaacaatacaaattattcacaaactacacacaaaatgagagagaaatatacagagtgcaaccgaaaaaatagtacaaataatctttaaaaactatataataattagttacataatataacaaccaaatagatggatctgctggctgtagtctgcatcggaatctattttaccgggacatcgcctagtgaccgaaaacccacattccagtgctttatccgatatctactgctgtttcatccttgtttttggtttgttttatgtcaaagggctctgtcttgagtatttctgtacattttcaaagaatgctgtcatgcaaatgtgttattttgcgtttgttttcatgcacgcaagacgcactttgctttcactttgcgtctgttcagatctgcaaagaaacatactaatcggtggttcaaaagaccaaaacctatgtttattggttgaatagatgacagtttgaaccaatcggggcacaggggtgggactaagcatcaacaatcgttcctgtttggctcagaggaccaaaacgtgttgatttcatctgacgaatcagtgctgaggaaatgtgatgacgtaatcacgcttactacggagcctctgaatatccaaatgagacaaatgcgatatcactgaaaagagcagactctgtactttacgagactttttaaagcattcaaattggattagcggttcatttaagaccaatagttatttttagccgccggcggctgtctcggtctttgagggttaagaaGAGATCAttttctatgaagatattttgtacatttcctaccgtaaatatataacttaatttttaattagaaatatgcattgctaacttcatttggacaactttaaaagcagtttactaaatatttaggttttttgcaccctcagattccagtttttcgaatagttgtatctcaaccaaatattgtcctatcctaacaaactatacatcaatattTTCCAGCTGTAAAATGTGATGTTATAAAGAGAAAACAATACAAGGTAGATAATTCAATCCATATGGCAtacctttatttaattttttttcagacaTGTATCTTCGAAAACACTGattcttcacacacacacacacaaaaaaaactcaTTAGACAGAACTGTGTAGACTAAAAGGGCCAGTCCGTGTTGCGTTCGTCAGATGACTGAAGGATCCGTTCTGACCTGAGACAGAAGATATCACCTTTGAGTCCACCTGTTCACTGAAATGAATAGCACATGAGGTACAGTATCAGATATGAGACCTGAAGTAGGGCAGTTTTAGAGCAGAGTACAGCTCAGGGGTGTTGGGGGTCATGACCATGTTTTGACGGGACCCCGGCGTGACCTCTGACCCCTCAGATGATGGTGTGGCACATGGAGACAGAGAGAGCTGCTCTGGTAGGGCTGCtcctgcacacaaacacacacacagctgtattATAGCGTGATATTAATGCTGTAATCATGATCTCTGTGTGTCATGCGTGTTTGTGTACGTAGGTCGCTGAGCGCAGTGCTTTCTCTCCGGTTCCACTGTGAGGTTTTCTTGACAGGAGAAAGACTGAGGAAGTCTGACTTCAAACGGAAGGCTTTCTGCCGCTCGAACTCGCATCTCTGTAACACACACAGACTGATTGCTGAGGAACAGTTATGAACcattaaaagggaaaaaaaaatcactattaaTACTACATTAATATCACGCAAAATTGTTAATGCAACCAATATACTTTTGTGTAAAATCTAAAAGAACGTTTAAGTTATCAAGCAGCTCATACAAATGCTGCCTAGCCCTAAAAAGAATATACATTTCAGATGGACTATTTTTATGATActatgtgttttttttctttttgatgtTTGAAAACCCCCCGGTGAGCACTATAAACTGTTGCTGAAGCAAAAAGCTAGTTTTCAAAATGTCTCTTTTGTTGGTCTGCGATTTGTAATGTGGTTTTTGCTAGAATgacaaagctgttttttttctaACTGTATTTATAGAAACTAGAAGTGTcattttgaatttaaataaatatttcttttaaTTAAAGTAATTTAATTCCATTACTCCTGAAGTTTCAATAACGTTATGTTCTTCAGGGTTTACTTTTTAAGTTACAAATCAATtgtagtttatttgtatttacataTACATCACAATTTCCACCTGATAAAATATTTTGCAAGTTTAAATAatttgactaaataaataaaatgtgtattaaataaatcaataaataatacatgtacaataaatatatttaaattaaaaatatatattatatacttaaaatataatttaatcctgtgacgcaaagttgatttttttttttatcagctattactccagtcttaagtgtcacatgattgatcagaaatcattctaatattctgatttattattggaattatcaatgttggaaatcgGTGATCCTTTTTTTTCCcctccaggattctttgatgaataagtgaaaaagaacagaatttatccttggtaaataaaagtattaacagtagtgtatatattgttacaaaacctttcaatttttttttttttttaaataattgctgttctttttaaacttttattattgatcaaagaatcctgaaaaagaagtGTCAGatgttcccaaaaaatattaagcataacTGTTTTTAACGTTgataatcagtatattagaatgattttaaggatcatgtgacactgaagactgtaatcatgctgaaaatgtacctttgtatcacaggaataaattacattttacaatttagtcacatagaaaacagttattttaaattgaaacaatatttcacaatattacagttttttctgtatttttgatcgaataaatgcagccttgatgagcataagaaacatctttaaaaaccattaaaaatccttctgatcccaaacctttgagcaccagtgtatatataatatccCTGATTTTACTGTTTTATCAATTTCACATGACTTTTAGTTAACTAATCACACCTTTAAAACTTTCTCTTATATCCAAGTATTTCAAGAACTTGAAAACCCTTGAGATGTTGAATTGAAATGACAAATATCGTATTTCTAGTTGTTGTTTTAACGTATTTTGtcctattttttaaaataatttttaaggtATTACACTGCCCTCTTGGAACTGCACTGAGGTCCACATAAGTGGATTATGTTGATAATTTAACGTGATTCAACTGCTAGGACTCCTGTGAGGAGAACTGACTTCATACAAGCATTAAAAATCTGCAGATGGGCAAAAACGACATGTTAGAGAGATAAACATGTACTTGCATAAATTAGCGTTTCTCACCTCGTGACCCAATCGGATAGCAGCTTCAGTGAAGGCCTGCCTCTCTTGCTGGAAGCTCCGCCTCTGCCTGTTAAACTCCTCCCAGTGATCCTGTAGCCGCTCCCACTCCTCCATATAGTAGCAGTCCATCAGCACAGCGGGGAGGGGTGGATTTACACTGTCCTgtgaaaaccaaacaaaaaacaaaaacacttccAGCTTCTGTCCTAAACAAAAAGTCTGACATGAGTGCAGCTCTCGTGCCTGACCTGCAGTAACTGCTGCTGCGCTCGGATCAGATGTCTGCTCTGCTCCAGCTCTTCCTCATAATGAGCCAGCAGCTTCTCCTGGTCTGTTCCTTGAGCAACAGGACCTGAGCACACACAGGATTAAGTCAATAAAGCGTCTTCTAACCTCTCGATTTCAAAACACACAGTTCTTACTCTTTGACATGAGCTCCCGGAGTCTTTTCTGGACTTGCGTCCACTCCTGGACCACACCTCCTGTCACATGATCGCCAAGGCACTGCTCTGATTGGACCAGCACATTGTCGGTTTCATCCTCCAGTTCTGTAGCGTTGTCTCGTATTGTCTAAAACAAACAGAGCTggtacttacaaattgtaatccgttactgattccaaattacatgacgaaaattgtagttagtaatgtaatccattacGTTACACGTTTTAGGTAatgtaatcagactacttttagattacttttgaactcgttcatcacattgatttaaacagaaTATTGTACCAtactgacaatttttttttattaacaacatgaagtgcttTAAACAATATAATGTCTGGGTTTCCCCAACTAGGGTTTGTcaaggaactgcagggggtttatgagtttaatgaaaaactaatatttaattaaatcataaaaatgttaaattatatgttatatgttaaatgttaatgtatattaaaataaatgttaaatgttaatgttatattaggtgaaagaggaTCGGATGTCGAAAAAGTAAATTTGTGCACTGTAATgcgtttgaaagacaaaagccttccaaagacagaagtacatggttaaataaccttattataattcaaataaacttgaaattatttttgtaaatcggtggtcaaatgctgtgtcaCCACCTAAATAATTACTGGTCTTTGTGTAATTGTACACAAAACTAGAATACTTTCTGAATGTCTCTAAGaggtaggctattttagaaaagaaaaaatgaaaaaggaATTAGGGAGAACTGTATAAATAATGTGTACATAATGTGTAATCATGTTATCCATAAAAaataactgtagtctgattaagagcattttaaaatctaaaaacgtacttaattctttttttcttttttttggaatTTGATTAGGTAGTCCAGATTACATGAAATCAGTCACAACTCagctctaaataaataaaatactagatCATGCACTCCTAAATAGTACGCTAGATAGTGTGTTTCACAATTACAAGAGAAGTACATAGTTTTAGTGTCTAGATTAAAGTATGTAAACTGGGATGTAGCTACGTATTTTCATAAGAAATCCTTCCAGTGAATGTTCAATTGTCTTTCTCACCTGTTCCATATCATTTCTGAGCATGTGCAGTAGTGTAGTAAGGGCATGTCGTAGTTTCATCACTTCTCTGAGCTCGGCTTCCCTTCGGTCCAAAAGCAGACGCAGCGCTTCTTCTGTCCTGCAGAGAGAGAAAAAGTGCTAACATTTTGCATAGAAGATGCTTAAAGTCAAACTGTTTCTGTTATACACACTCATTATGCATAGTATTgataataaaacaaatgtttcTGACAGGTATAAGCACTTTGTACAGTCTATCTGGACTACAGACATGAGCCACACATGAGCCATCACTGacccaaatctcagccaaatagtaacTAATAAGTAGCCCTGAACTTGTGTTATGTTgtacaattatttaaataaccTCACAATGAGTCACTATTATCTGATCCCAAAGGTTTTTAGTTTTCATTGTCTAAATTACTGCATCTTAgcacattgttacaaaaaaaaaactatgaaaatCTAACA
This region includes:
- the nanos3 gene encoding nanos homolog 3, whose translation is MAFSLLQYLMSAHGHMESRNQDFQPWKDYMGLADKIRCMQRPAEQSDAGDDRSKQAAAALLESPSGQRRAHTEKKNPERGKSSSPPERKFCSFCKHNGEIEAVFTSHYLKDRSGDVMCPYLSQYMCPLCGATGAKAHTKRFCPLVDKTYSSVYAKSTW
- the LOC141336305 gene encoding uncharacterized protein; its protein translation is MGMCWLGERKKMLKGQPTKSIAFGGGQENEAGQVSNEEPRLSEVSPPSFPTSCPMEDVNVEEEQEQPDVQYENKVQIFVECMSVTHGSDITIPSHANADELNPPEQSEIKRMEQNANESHIRKTNEASEVVNLFEEELVVQSNEIELCAPYECELNASIVEQPVECMDVTADETISALPVIHEAEDNCESLVTTTITAENTVDCGNISIQCLSLPAAPPGGENEDVQPFTERENLPSDSQEPHLSPAAEPDPSSPLSVDSVTDSQLNNIALSLEDIPIPVASTDLEDATELVCGLIRDITYLK